One window of Prochlorococcus marinus XMU1408 genomic DNA carries:
- a CDS encoding CNNM domain-containing protein, giving the protein MSQDILLLTALVVVVLIGSAMCSGIEAALLAVNPLRVHELARRSPKVLGAKRLEKLRHRLGRTLTVVTIANNSFNIFGSLMVGSYASFIFQNKIGYLMPIFSIGLTILVLLLGEIVPKALGTRLALQISLTSAPILDFLSIIMRPLLIFLERLLPIITAKSELTTDEEEIRQMAKLGSQIGQIEADEAAMISKVFQLNDLTAKDLMTPRVAAPTLPGRVSLHSVKSNLLENNSTWWVVLGDEVDKVVGVANREKLLTSLLRGDSHLTPYDLSENVDFVPEMIRVDRLLLGFNDDNNGVRVVVDEFGGFVGLIGAEAVLAVLAGWWRKSNK; this is encoded by the coding sequence ATGAGCCAAGACATTCTGCTCTTAACTGCTCTTGTTGTGGTTGTTTTAATAGGCTCTGCAATGTGCTCAGGGATAGAAGCAGCATTGTTGGCAGTTAATCCATTACGGGTACATGAGCTAGCCAGAAGAAGTCCAAAAGTGCTAGGAGCGAAAAGATTAGAAAAATTACGTCATAGACTTGGAAGGACTTTAACTGTAGTAACAATTGCTAATAACAGTTTCAATATTTTTGGAAGTTTGATGGTTGGTAGCTACGCAAGTTTCATATTTCAAAATAAAATTGGATATCTAATGCCAATATTTTCAATTGGCCTAACAATTCTTGTTTTACTTCTTGGAGAAATCGTACCAAAAGCTCTGGGGACTAGACTTGCATTGCAAATCAGTTTAACTAGTGCTCCTATCCTTGATTTTTTAAGTATAATAATGCGCCCATTGCTAATATTTCTTGAACGTCTACTACCAATTATAACTGCAAAGAGTGAGCTAACCACTGATGAAGAAGAAATTAGACAGATGGCCAAACTTGGATCTCAAATAGGTCAAATAGAAGCCGATGAAGCCGCGATGATATCAAAAGTCTTCCAGCTAAATGATCTTACTGCTAAAGATCTTATGACCCCAAGGGTTGCCGCCCCCACACTCCCTGGAAGAGTGTCTCTACACTCTGTAAAGTCAAACTTATTAGAGAATAATTCAACATGGTGGGTTGTGTTAGGTGATGAAGTAGATAAAGTCGTTGGTGTCGCCAACCGTGAAAAGCTATTAACCTCTTTATTGCGAGGAGACTCACACCTGACTCCATACGATCTAAGCGAGAATGTAGATTTTGTACCTGAAATGATTCGAGTAGATAGACTGCTTCTTGGATTTAATGACGACAACAACGGAGTCAGAGTTGTAGTAGACGAATTTGGAGGATTTGTTGGCTTGATAGGTGCAGAGGCTGTCTTAGCGGTATTAGCTGGTTGGTGGAGGAAATCTAATAAATGA
- a CDS encoding GTP-binding protein, with amino-acid sequence MIKNINMPKKCKFILNEWKKTLNLTNYEKKKFETLLNQLDFQINKLEKKELQISVYGRVGVGKSSLLNALIEKQVFKTDIINGNTKKIKSYKWGKVFKSLNKIELIDSPGIDEINKHKREEEINFNYLLDTDLILFVIDSDITRIELDSIEKLLKQNKPILIVLNRCDQWNERETKLIISSITKKLSFYKQKVEIALVASSPREAKIKLDGTVRSYQKSPKIDFLKSELQDIIDQSGELLLCINSLRLADQFYKLLKENRLLKKKEAAQSLIGKYAAFKASGVAINPFLMVDLFAGIGCDSALVIQLSQLYGLEVGGSAARELVKKLSLQNSLLGGVQIGIQITLNFLKHILILASPLTGGLSLAPATPVAIAQAALAIHATKRIGRHAAYKFLISTNRKDGRPRLMLDYLLRKNTDLRIMLGDFRFLASKSNKNKKHLLP; translated from the coding sequence ATGATTAAAAATATAAATATGCCAAAAAAATGTAAGTTTATACTTAATGAATGGAAAAAGACTTTAAATCTTACAAATTATGAGAAAAAGAAATTTGAAACCCTTTTAAATCAACTTGACTTTCAAATAAATAAATTAGAAAAAAAAGAACTGCAGATATCTGTATATGGTCGCGTTGGAGTTGGTAAATCAAGCTTATTAAATGCATTAATTGAAAAGCAAGTATTCAAAACCGATATAATTAACGGTAATACCAAGAAAATTAAATCTTATAAGTGGGGCAAAGTTTTTAAAAGCTTAAATAAAATTGAATTAATAGACTCGCCAGGTATAGATGAAATAAATAAACATAAAAGAGAAGAAGAAATAAATTTTAATTATTTATTAGATACAGATTTAATTCTTTTTGTAATTGATAGTGATATAACTCGCATCGAGCTGGACTCAATAGAAAAACTTTTAAAGCAAAATAAACCCATTCTTATAGTATTAAATCGTTGTGATCAATGGAATGAAAGAGAAACAAAATTAATCATCTCGAGTATTACTAAGAAGTTATCATTTTACAAACAAAAGGTTGAAATTGCTCTAGTAGCATCATCTCCTAGGGAAGCAAAAATAAAACTAGATGGTACTGTGAGGAGCTATCAAAAATCTCCTAAAATAGATTTCCTCAAAAGCGAGCTTCAAGATATTATTGATCAAAGCGGTGAATTGCTTCTTTGCATAAATAGTCTCAGACTTGCAGATCAATTCTATAAATTACTTAAGGAGAATCGATTGCTGAAAAAAAAAGAAGCTGCACAAAGTTTAATTGGTAAATATGCTGCATTCAAAGCCTCCGGAGTAGCAATTAATCCCTTTTTAATGGTTGACCTTTTTGCTGGTATTGGTTGTGATAGTGCCCTAGTCATTCAATTAAGTCAATTATATGGTTTAGAAGTTGGTGGGTCTGCGGCCAGAGAACTAGTGAAAAAACTTAGTCTCCAAAACTCATTACTGGGAGGAGTTCAGATAGGAATCCAAATTACTTTAAATTTTCTCAAGCACATACTTATCCTTGCTTCACCTCTTACTGGAGGGTTAAGCCTTGCACCTGCTACTCCCGTTGCCATAGCTCAAGCAGCTCTTGCTATTCATGCGACAAAACGTATAGGTCGTCATGCGGCTTACAAATTTCTAATCAGTACAAACAGGAAAGATGGGCGACCTCGCCTAATGTTGGATTATCTTCTAAGAAAAAATACAGATTTAAGAATAATGCTTGGTGATTTTAGATTTCTTGCATCAAAAAGCAATAAAAATAAAAAACATTTATTACCATGA